GCCAAGGGGAACGACACGGACATCGTGTTGACCAGTGGTGCGACGACCGGTGCGGCCTACGACGCCGACAACGACTTGCTGACAATCACGGTTGCCGACGGTGACACGATCGCCGACATCGCCGCGGCGATCAACAATGATGTCGGCGATGACTTCATCGCATCGAACACGGTCAACGGCGACTACGAGTATGACGCTGTCGACAACACGGCACCGGGCAGCCCGCTGACGGCTCAACTGGCCAGCGGTACCGACCCGACGTTGGCGTCATCGTTCGACATCGAAGCGGTCAACGGTGGTGACGCCGACGGCACCGCTGGCAACGGCGTGACGTTGAACCTGACCAGCGGTGACACGACCGAAGCGGTTTACGACGCTGACAACGATGTGATCAACATCACGGTGGCCGACGGTGCGACGACGGCTGACATTGCCGCCGCGATCGACAACGAAGGCACGTTCATCACACGGAACGTGCAAAACGGCACGGCCCTGTTTGCCACGGCGGATTTGGGTGCGAACGACCCCAGCCTGACTGGTGGTACCGACGCGACGGCCGACGACGTGATCACGGTCACGGCGGACGATGCCACTGCCGACAGCGATGGTGTTTCGATCACGCTGAACTCGGACAACTCCTTGGACGCGGGCACCGCAATCGCATCGCTGGATACCGACGGCAATATCGTCGTCGCGGTCAGCAGCAACGGTCCGGTCAACGTTGGTGCGATCTCGCAAGCGATCGACGATTTGGAAGGCTTCAGCGCCGAACTGACCGCGACCGATGGCGACGGCAGTTATGACATTGTCAATGACACCCCGGCAACCACGACCGATCTGACCGGCGGCGTGTTCGGCGGCGGACTGAACGCCGACTTGGTGGTTCAGTTGACCGGATCGTTGGGTTCGGAAGTCTTCCAGTTTGATAAGGGAGCTTCGCTGGACGACGTGATCCAGTCGATCAACTTGGTTTCCGATTCGACCGGCATTCAAGCCGAAGACGATGGCGGTTCGCTGAAGTTGACCAGCACCACGTACGGTTCCGAATCGCTGATCGATATCGAAGTCATCGAAGAGGGCGAAGGCGGAACGTTTGAAAGCGGTTTGACCGCGTCGCGGGCCAATGGAAAAGACATCCGCGCCACGGTCAACGGCACGTCCGCCACCGGCGACGGCAACACGTTGTCGATCAACACCAGCACGCTGGACTTGACCGTGACGGTCGAAGAAGGCAGCGACACCGACGTGTCCTTCAGCATCACCAGTGGCGGTGCCCTGTTCCAACTGGGCCCCGACGTGACCAGCAATCAGCAAGCCCGTATGGGGATCGGCAGCGTCAGCACCAGCCAACTGGGCGGTGCCAGCGGCCGGCTGTACGAATTGGCCAGCGGCCAGGACAAGAGCCTGACCAACGACATCAACGGTGCCGCACGCGTCATCGATGACGTCATCAATAAGGTCACCGGGCTGCGTGGGCGGTTGGGTGCGTTCCAGGCAACGACGCTGGACAGCAACATGGTCAGCCTGAATGAAACGATGGCCAACCTGAAGGAAGCGGAAAGTTCGATCCGGGACGCCGACTTTGCTCAAGAATCGGCCAACCTGACGCGAGCCCAAATCTTGGTCCAATCCGGTACCAACGTGCTGGGGATCGCCAACCAGAACCCGCAAAACGTCCTGTCGCTGTTGGGATAAGCCGATAATCAACGCTGACCGACCGCCGCCATGGCCTTGGGCATCCGGCGGCTCGGTCCGGCATCGGCCACGAAATGTCCGACAAACCGCAGTTTTTCGCGGTTCCAACGCCGATCGGCAAGCTAGGTTTCGGACGGGGTTAAAAGCAGATCATCCGCACGGGTGGTCAGGCGGCTAGTTCGATCGCATCGATCCGATTGAATTGGTGAATGCTTTGGCCCGAGTTTGACGATGACAAGGATTGAATCGATTCGATCGATCCTGATTTTCACCGCTTGGGCGTTCTTGTTGCCATGGGCCGTATTCAATCTTCCGTCGGTTTGGTTACCGGTACCGATATTTTGGGTACCGTTGAACAGCTGATGCAGATCAGCGCCCAGCCGCGCGATCGATTGTCGGCGCAAACCGAAACCTTGCGGCAAGAACAATCGGCGGTGAATTCGCTGATGGCCATGGTGATCGGCGTCCAGTTGGCCGGAAATGGACTGGGCAGCGAGGCGCTGTATCACAGCAAATCGGCCAGTTCCAGCAACAAAGACGTGCTTTCAGCCACCGCGGGCGAGAACGTCGAAACGGGCGACTACAGCGTCCGCACGCTGGCCACTGCGGCGACCCACAGCGTTTCGTCACGGCGGCGATTTGATTCCGCCGAAGAAGCATTGGGCTTTGAAGGAAAGCTGACCGTTGCACCGGAGGGTTTTCTGGACCAGTCCGCCAGCCTTGCGGATCTGAACGGCGGACGTGGGGTCGAAGCGGGAACCATTCGCATCACCGACCGCAGCGGCGCGTCGGCGGAAATCGATCTGTCCGACGCACGCACCGTGGATGACGTGATCACCGCCATCAACGACGCCGACGTCGACGTCCGGGCCACCACGGTGGGCGGTGCCTTTCGTCTGATCGACGAAACCGGGAAATCGACATCAAATCTGATCGTTGAGCAACTTGGCAGCGATGAAACCGCCGCCGATCTGGGGCTGTGGGGCGTCAATGAAGCGTCGGATTCGGTCACCGGCGCCGCACTGGAACTTCCCGACGGCGTGCAAACGTTACGCGGGGTCGCGCTGGACGAATTGGCCGGCGGTGCGGGCTTGGACAGTTTGACGACGCTGGACATCACTTTGTCGGACGGTTCGTCCGCGTCGGTGGACTTATCATCGGCGACATCCACCAGCGAAGTGATCGACTTGATCGACGCCGCGGGCTTGGACCTGATCGTCGGACTCAATGACGCACGAAACGGATTACGTATTCGTGACGTGTCGGGCGGTTCGGGCAACCTGCAAATCGATTCGGCCGACGACACCGCTTCGGCCTTGGGCCTGCAGGCCGACACCACCGACGACATCGTCGTGGGCACCAATTTGAATCGTCAATTGGTCACGGCCGATACCAAGCTGGAAGACATGAACGGTGGCGCCGGTATTGGGCTGAGTGGTTTCACCATCAAAGACAGCGCCGGGGTTACCGGTGCGATCAATTTGAAAGCCGATCAGATCAGCACGATCGGCGAATTGGTCGACGCGATCAACGATTCATCTGCCGACGTGACCGCGTCGATCAACGAAGCGGGCGATGGCATCCAGGTCATCGACAATGCGGGCGGCGAAGAAGCACTGACAATCACCGATGGCGGATCGGGAACCGCGGCGGCCGACCTGGGCATCGCTGGAACCGCGACCGAGCAGACGATCGGCGGCCAGACCGTTTCGGCGTTGGTGGGAACGCAAGCCGATGTCATCGAAGTCACCGCCGAGGACACCCTGACGTCGATCGCGGAAAAGATCAACAACGGGCGATACGCCACCGCCGGAATCCGACAGAACGACGACGGAAGCTTTTCGCTTTCGGTTCGCAGCCAAACCGCCGGGGAAAGTGGCCAGCTGGCGATCAACACCAGCGGCTTCAACTTAGATCTGGACACCACGTCGATCGGTCAAGACGCATTGATCGGTGTGACCGACGCCGACGGCAGCGAACGCTTTTACACGTCGACCGACGGCGTGTTCGAAATCGGCGATGCGGGATCCGCCGGCTCCGCCTTGGGATCGTTGACGGCGCTTAGCGATCTGGGCATCACCAGCGGAAGCCTGAAGATCCAGGATTCCACCGGCGCCACCGGGGCGGTCAACATTACGACCGAAGGTATCACCAGCGTTGGTGCATTGGTGGATCGGATCAACGCCCTGGACATCGGCGTCACGGCTTCGATCAAGGAAGACGGTTCGGGCGTTCAAATCATCGACAACGCCGGCGGCGATGAAGACTTGGTCATCGAAGACGTCGGCAACGGCATTGTCGCGT
The DNA window shown above is from Crateriforma spongiae and carries:
- the fliD gene encoding flagellar filament capping protein FliD codes for the protein MGRIQSSVGLVTGTDILGTVEQLMQISAQPRDRLSAQTETLRQEQSAVNSLMAMVIGVQLAGNGLGSEALYHSKSASSSNKDVLSATAGENVETGDYSVRTLATAATHSVSSRRRFDSAEEALGFEGKLTVAPEGFLDQSASLADLNGGRGVEAGTIRITDRSGASAEIDLSDARTVDDVITAINDADVDVRATTVGGAFRLIDETGKSTSNLIVEQLGSDETAADLGLWGVNEASDSVTGAALELPDGVQTLRGVALDELAGGAGLDSLTTLDITLSDGSSASVDLSSATSTSEVIDLIDAAGLDLIVGLNDARNGLRIRDVSGGSGNLQIDSADDTASALGLQADTTDDIVVGTNLNRQLVTADTKLEDMNGGAGIGLSGFTIKDSAGVTGAINLKADQISTIGELVDAINDSSADVTASINEAGDGIQVIDNAGGEEALTITDGGSGTAAADLGIAGTATEQTIGGQTVSALVGTQADVIEVTAEDTLTSIAEKINNGRYATAGIRQNDDGSFSLSVRSQTAGESGQLAINTSGFNLDLDTTSIGQDALIGVTDADGSERFYTSTDGVFEIGDAGSAGSALGSLTALSDLGITSGSLKIQDSTGATGAVNITTEGITSVGALVDRINALDIGVTASIKEDGSGVQIIDNAGGDEDLVIEDVGNGIVASTLGFAGTGETQTIDGVEVLAVTPEESDSSDSSGGLVLTVKELSDEAIKVTVGDNPDAAVNAVKRLVTQYNTLVDEVGKLSYFDSETDEVGLLFGSSEVLRIETGYSRLISGQIRGAGDIQSLGQVGLRLDSEGKLQFDESKFKDTLSEQRESVVDFFTTDDTGLVARMDSLGERLAGDSSSLLLTRTQTLTTQIERNDQRVEYYNARLETEREQLLLQFIGMEEAIAKLQGNISAIESIQPIEIPE
- a CDS encoding flagellin N-terminal helical domain-containing protein; the protein is MTRINTNVPSLVAQNRLQTSNRDLQTSLTRLSTGLRINSGSDDPAGLIASEALRSEITSLGKAVSNTQRASQIISTADSALGEVSSLLNDIRGLVVEAANSGALSPDEIAANQLQIDSSLEAINRIAQTTTFQGRRLLDGSLDFVTQGGSNFGTITDLQIDQANLGALGAIDVDIEVVAAATKAEVSTTGIPASTTAAYSTGTINFSAPSADAEAAGTVNFANSFTVGAEATGTINFDDAFTPNAEAGGTLTLGSGVTLDIDAVDGGLADGLKGDSTIIEVVTQVGGDSSASYDADSDTLTLTLVEGDNAAAIVTDLTGDPNFTVAANGGTSGTIAAGDAGTYTGQLTGGSNTTSGTTGFDLTAVNGGAADGAKGNDTDIVLTSGATTGAAYDADNDLLTITVADGDTIADIAAAINNDVGDDFIASNTVNGDYEYDAVDNTAPGSPLTAQLASGTDPTLASSFDIEAVNGGDADGTAGNGVTLNLTSGDTTEAVYDADNDVINITVADGATTADIAAAIDNEGTFITRNVQNGTALFATADLGANDPSLTGGTDATADDVITVTADDATADSDGVSITLNSDNSLDAGTAIASLDTDGNIVVAVSSNGPVNVGAISQAIDDLEGFSAELTATDGDGSYDIVNDTPATTTDLTGGVFGGGLNADLVVQLTGSLGSEVFQFDKGASLDDVIQSINLVSDSTGIQAEDDGGSLKLTSTTYGSESLIDIEVIEEGEGGTFESGLTASRANGKDIRATVNGTSATGDGNTLSINTSTLDLTVTVEEGSDTDVSFSITSGGALFQLGPDVTSNQQARMGIGSVSTSQLGGASGRLYELASGQDKSLTNDINGAARVIDDVINKVTGLRGRLGAFQATTLDSNMVSLNETMANLKEAESSIRDADFAQESANLTRAQILVQSGTNVLGIANQNPQNVLSLLG